The Prevotella sp. E2-28 genome includes the window GACCCGTTATGGAAGGCGCTGGCAGGAGACAAATGAAGAAACGTCTAAAATATATTGCCATCGGAGCCATCGTAGCGGTGATTACCATTCTGGCCCTACCGCTGCTCATCTATGTGCCGCCCATTCAGAACTGGCTGGTGCAGCAGGTGGCAAGTATTGCTTCGGAACAGACCGGCTACGACATCACAATTAAGCATGTTGACCTGGACTTCCCATTAGACCTTGGCGTTGACGGCATTACTGTAGCCCAGCAGGGTGACACGATAGCCGATATCCGCAGAGCTGTAGTGGGCGTAGGCATCCTTCCCTTATTGGAAGGCGACGTTTCTATAGACAATTTAGAATTACAAGGAGCGCACATCAACACGCTCGACCTCATATCTGATGTTCAGGTAAAAGGCTTTTGGGAACTGTTCGCACTGAGTCCCAGCAAAATACAGTTGAACAATAGCCACGTCAAGCTGGGCGATGCTTTACTTTCTGATGCTGACATCACCGTGTTGCTCAGCGATACTGCCGCCGTTGACACTACTGAATCAGAGCCCCTACTCTGGCTCATTGATGTGAACCACATCAAAATTCAAAATTCAAAATTCAAAATTCATCTACCTGGCGACTCGATGCTCATCGGGCTGAGTGCCGAGCAGATGGAGGCCAACGGCAGTCATATCAACTTGGCTGACGAACACTACGGCATAGATAAGTTCTCATGGCAAAACGGCACGTTCCTGTTTGACATGCCCTTTGAGCCCCGTATGGAGCCAGGACTGCTGGACTATTTCCACATGGATGTCAGCAATATCAACTGGAATATAGACTCCCTGCTCTATGCCAGTCCTATCACTAAGATGAACGTACGCCATGCGGCCATGAAAGACATCTGCGGACTGACCATCAACGAGCTGAAAGGCCCTGTCACCCTTGATGAAAAGGGCATCCGACTTCCTAGTCTCACCCTTCAGACGCCCTTCACCAACATCTATGCAAGGGCAGATGTAGATTTCAGCGTAGCTGACTCCATAGCCCCTGGGCAGATGAACGTGATGATGGACGCCCAGATGGGAAAACAGGACGTTGCATGGTTCTACAACGGTATAGACCTGAGTCGCCTGCCCGACTGGCCCCTGCATCTCAAAGGTGAGGTGAAAGGCAACGTGCAACATACTGCATTCAATATTCAGCAGCTCTCTTGGCCCACGCTCCTGGAAGCCAACGCCCGCGGCACAATAGAAAATATGCTGGACACCGACCATCTGAAGGCCGATGCCTCCCTTTATGCCAAGACCTACAACCTACAGCCCCTGTTGGCTACTTTCGATGTATCTACCACAGATTTCCGCATCCCCTCTGGCCTAAGCATCGAGGGTGACGTACATGCTGACGGTCCCTGCTATACAGCCAGTATGCTGGCACGCGAAGGAAGGGGCACAGCAAAGATGAGTGCATTCTTTGATGCCAGCAAGCTGGCATACGATGCTCAAGCCAATGTGCAAGATGTGGACCTAAGCCACTTCCTGCCCAACTATCAGCTCTCAACGCTCAACTCTCAGCTATCGGTTGCAGGAAAAGGCACAGACTTCCTGCAGACCAGCACGTGGTTTAATGCCGACATCAAAATCAATCACTTAGGCTATGAGCAACGAAATCTAGACGATATCAAGCTGCAGGCTCACGTCAAGAACGGACATACCATGATTGACCTGCTTTCATGTAACGACCTTGTTGACGGCACGCTCAACATGGATGCCACCCTAAAAAAAGAAGGAAAGATAGACTGGATCAACTCCACGCTCTCAATGGAGATGAGCCATATAGACCTCTATGCCCTGGGCATCGTGCCAGACCCGCTGACCATCGGACTATCGGGCGACTTTGAGGTAAACAGCAACCTAAACGACAGTCACAAGCTGAGCGGACTCGTTGACCACGTCTCGCTACGCGACTCCGTCAAGGTGTACCGTCCTGAGAAGGTGGGCATCTTGATGAACCTGACCCCCGATACCACTTATCTGAGGGCGCAGAGCGGCACGCTCATCATCAAACTCGATGCCAGCGGAGGCTATCAGCCACTCTTCGCAAAACTTTCAGCACTGGGCGATAGTGCCGTCTCACAGTTCAACCGCCGTGTTATTGACCAACTGTCGCTGAAACAGATGCTACCCGAGGCCCGTCTCTACCTAAGTAGCGGACGCGACAACCCCATGTCCGACTTCTTGAAATCAGTGGCTAATACCGATTTCAAAGAACTGCTCATCGACGTAAATACCTCGCCCACCACTGGCGTTAACGGCGAGGCCCATATCTTCAGTCTCAATGCCGACTCCACCCGCATTGACACCATCTACGTGACGCTGAAAGACCGTCCCAACCGCGGCTTAACCTTCCAGAGTCGCATAGCTAACAACAGGCGCAACCCGCAGTTCATTTTCACCGCCTTGGTCGATGGTCATATACAGGAGCACGGCATCACCCTCGGACTGCGTTTCTTTGACGACAAGAACCAGTTGGGTCTGCGCATAGGCTCGAAAATCGATATGGAAGCCAACGGTCTGCGCTTCCACCTGCTGCCCAGCAATCCTACTATCGGCTATCGGGTCTTTACGCTTAACGACGACAACTACCTGTTCCTCCAAAATAACCTGCGCCTGCAGGCCAAGGTCAACCTCTTGGCGGAAGACGGCACTGGTGTAAGGGTCTATTCCGAAGACCAGGACTCCACCCTGCTGCAAGACCTCACCGTCAGTTTGAATCGCTTTGACTTGGACAAAGTCACTGCTGCCATCCCTTACATGCCCCATATCACTGGAATGCTCGATGGCGACTACCACCTGATGATGGACGAGAAGAAGCAAATCTCCGTGGCCAGCGACATGCAGGTAAGGAACATGACCTACGAAGGTTGTCCCATGGGTAACCTCAGCACGGAGTTCGTCTATATGCAGCGCGAGGACGACACCCACGCCGTAGAAGGCTCGTTGGCTCAAAATGGTCGTGAGGTGATGACCTTCACTGGCAACTACCGCAACAAGAAAGTGACCGACGGTCATGAGCATGTAGATGGTACGCTGACCCTGATGCGGGCACCGCTCGACCTGCTCAACGGATTTATCCCCGACCAGCTCATTGGCTTCGAGGGCTATGCCGAAGGTGAGATGAGCGTGGTGGGCTCGCTCAGTAAGCCCGACGTCAACGGTGAGCTCTATGTCGATTCTGCCTTCCTCATCAGCCAGCCCTACGGCATCCGTATGCGCTTCGACAACGACCCCGTACGCATCCAGAACTCCAAGCTGTTGCTCGAGAACTTCACCATGTATGCCTACAACGACAACCCGCTGAACATGATGGGTAATATCGATTTCAGCGACCTTGATCACATGACCATGGACCTGAGGATGCGAGCCACCAACTATCAGCTAATCAATTCCAAACAAACGGCCAAGTCGATAGCCTATGGCAAGGGATTCGTGAATTTCTATGCTGTCATGAATGGTCCACTGGAACATCTCAAGATGCGAGGCCGACTGGATGTGCTGGGCACCACCGACCTGACCTACCTGCTGCTTGACTCACCACTGTCAACCAACAACCAGTTGGATGAACTGGTAAAATTCACCGATTTCAGCGACACCACACAGACCGTCGTACAGCGTCCTGCCCCTGGCGGACTCGACATGGACCTGCGCATCAGCATTGATCCTGGCGTCCACGTAAAATGCGGACTTAATCCTGACTTGAGCAACTATGTAGATCTCTTTGGAGGCGGTGACCTGCGTATGGTCTATAATAATATTGACGATTTGCGCCTCACAGGTCGCTACACTCTGAATAGCGGTGAGATGAAATACTCACTGCCCGTCATCCCCCTGAAGACATTCAGCATTCAGGATGGCAGCTACGTAGAATTCACAGGCGAAGCCATGGATCCCACGCTTAACATCACGGCTACCGAGCATACCACAGCCAATGTTGGTCAAGAGGGCGAGCAATCACGCAGCGTGGAATTCAACTGTGGTGTGGCCATCACTGGCACGCTGAATAACATGGGACTGGAATTCATCATTGAAGCCCCCGAGGACTACACCGTCAACAGCGAGCTCAGCGCCATGTCCACCGAACAACGCAGCAAACTCGCCGTCACCATGCTGACCACAGGCATGTATCTGGCTGATGGCAACACGAGCGGATTCTCCATGAACTCGGCACTCAGCTCGTTCCTTGAGAGCGAGATTAACAACATCACTGGCAACGCCCTTAAGAGTGTAGATCTGAGCGTAGGTCTGAACAACACCACCGATGCTGCCGGCCAGTCACATACCGACTATTCGTTCAAGTTTGCCAAGCGTTTCTGGAACAACCGACTGAAGGTGCAGATTGGCGGAAAGGTTTCCTCTGGCAACGAGGCTGCCGCGCAAAACGGCCAGAACCAGTCGTTCTTCGATAATGTCACAATGGAGTATCGCCTGAGCCCCACTTCCAACCAGTATGTCAAGCTGTTCTATGACCAGAACTCCTACGACTGGCTTGAAGGCTACACCAGCAAATACGGCGGTGGTTATATCTGGAAGAAGAAACTGCAGACGCTTAGCGAGCTCATC containing:
- a CDS encoding translocation/assembly module TamB domain-containing protein, coding for MKKRLKYIAIGAIVAVITILALPLLIYVPPIQNWLVQQVASIASEQTGYDITIKHVDLDFPLDLGVDGITVAQQGDTIADIRRAVVGVGILPLLEGDVSIDNLELQGAHINTLDLISDVQVKGFWELFALSPSKIQLNNSHVKLGDALLSDADITVLLSDTAAVDTTESEPLLWLIDVNHIKIQNSKFKIHLPGDSMLIGLSAEQMEANGSHINLADEHYGIDKFSWQNGTFLFDMPFEPRMEPGLLDYFHMDVSNINWNIDSLLYASPITKMNVRHAAMKDICGLTINELKGPVTLDEKGIRLPSLTLQTPFTNIYARADVDFSVADSIAPGQMNVMMDAQMGKQDVAWFYNGIDLSRLPDWPLHLKGEVKGNVQHTAFNIQQLSWPTLLEANARGTIENMLDTDHLKADASLYAKTYNLQPLLATFDVSTTDFRIPSGLSIEGDVHADGPCYTASMLAREGRGTAKMSAFFDASKLAYDAQANVQDVDLSHFLPNYQLSTLNSQLSVAGKGTDFLQTSTWFNADIKINHLGYEQRNLDDIKLQAHVKNGHTMIDLLSCNDLVDGTLNMDATLKKEGKIDWINSTLSMEMSHIDLYALGIVPDPLTIGLSGDFEVNSNLNDSHKLSGLVDHVSLRDSVKVYRPEKVGILMNLTPDTTYLRAQSGTLIIKLDASGGYQPLFAKLSALGDSAVSQFNRRVIDQLSLKQMLPEARLYLSSGRDNPMSDFLKSVANTDFKELLIDVNTSPTTGVNGEAHIFSLNADSTRIDTIYVTLKDRPNRGLTFQSRIANNRRNPQFIFTALVDGHIQEHGITLGLRFFDDKNQLGLRIGSKIDMEANGLRFHLLPSNPTIGYRVFTLNDDNYLFLQNNLRLQAKVNLLAEDGTGVRVYSEDQDSTLLQDLTVSLNRFDLDKVTAAIPYMPHITGMLDGDYHLMMDEKKQISVASDMQVRNMTYEGCPMGNLSTEFVYMQREDDTHAVEGSLAQNGREVMTFTGNYRNKKVTDGHEHVDGTLTLMRAPLDLLNGFIPDQLIGFEGYAEGEMSVVGSLSKPDVNGELYVDSAFLISQPYGIRMRFDNDPVRIQNSKLLLENFTMYAYNDNPLNMMGNIDFSDLDHMTMDLRMRATNYQLINSKQTAKSIAYGKGFVNFYAVMNGPLEHLKMRGRLDVLGTTDLTYLLLDSPLSTNNQLDELVKFTDFSDTTQTVVQRPAPGGLDMDLRISIDPGVHVKCGLNPDLSNYVDLFGGGDLRMVYNNIDDLRLTGRYTLNSGEMKYSLPVIPLKTFSIQDGSYVEFTGEAMDPTLNITATEHTTANVGQEGEQSRSVEFNCGVAITGTLNNMGLEFIIEAPEDYTVNSELSAMSTEQRSKLAVTMLTTGMYLADGNTSGFSMNSALSSFLESEINNITGNALKSVDLSVGLNNTTDAAGQSHTDYSFKFAKRFWNNRLKVQIGGKVSSGNEAAAQNGQNQSFFDNVTMEYRLSPTSNQYVKLFYDQNSYDWLEGYTSKYGGGYIWKKKLQTLSELIKPTPTTPLREGGMRRMTNDSIRTQRPQRDENR